From a region of the Halolamina sp. CBA1230 genome:
- a CDS encoding DUF6884 domain-containing protein has protein sequence MEIGLVSCTKSKRDAAASPRDLYDESAFFRKAREYAETHHDDWYILSAKHGLLDPDGPPIDPYDDTLSGAPVARKRDWAQHVATQLQEEHILDDAERLVFHAGRDYYDELIPILTDIDATITTDTPTDGLQFGETLAWYNEQL, from the coding sequence ATGGAAATCGGTCTCGTGAGCTGCACGAAAAGCAAGCGTGACGCTGCCGCCTCACCGAGGGACCTGTACGACGAGTCAGCGTTCTTCCGGAAAGCACGAGAATACGCTGAAACTCATCACGATGACTGGTACATCCTCTCGGCCAAACACGGGCTGCTCGACCCGGACGGCCCGCCGATCGACCCGTACGACGACACGTTAAGCGGCGCACCAGTCGCACGGAAACGCGACTGGGCACAGCACGTCGCCACGCAACTCCAAGAGGAACACATCCTCGACGACGCAGAACGCCTCGTGTTCCACGCCGGCCGCGACTACTACGACGAACTCATCCCGATTCTCACCGACATCGACGCCACCATTACAACCGATACCCCGACCGACGGCCTCCAATTCGGCGAAACACTCGCCTGGTACAACGAACAGCTCTGA
- a CDS encoding UPF0175 family protein, translating to MVPSSGESSDELATAVGRYVLGDLSLGRAAEAAGMSRGEFEKVLENAGFTALYGPRTDDQFQREIDVALDLDE from the coding sequence ATGGTGCCTTCCAGTGGTGAGTCCTCAGACGAGCTGGCGACCGCGGTCGGTCGCTACGTGCTCGGTGATCTCTCACTGGGACGTGCCGCTGAAGCCGCTGGAATGTCCCGCGGGGAGTTCGAGAAAGTGCTGGAGAACGCCGGCTTCACGGCTCTCTACGGGCCGCGGACCGACGACCAGTTCCAGCGGGAGATCGATGTTGCACTCGACCTCGACGAATAG
- a CDS encoding sacsin N-terminal ATP-binding-like domain-containing protein: MLRDKVIIGNAERKIAGGHEGREILELLQNARDAIWDGDADQGRVHIGVYDEGVLVANTGSRFDLFDTQVEDAVTMIGETGKGDDDGQSIGHKGVGLKSILATGDSFEIFTRPDDTTDDILGVRLSRSYLVSAILNRLGQETGGRSSIDDLDDEKLEHLLTEDPAGNPIPLEDDLRDSISKLPLFNFPVPLSTPSDAADPIQRRVRELLTETPADPEQDPFRTAVFIRYEDSDWRAQLSALGIPLPDEDDGSIDDRPERIWEYLAAGESDGGLQPETIVQLGGIAELQLERATTAQEPTREERWEITYDSESPTTVPDLAHADVQVRVHSWDSESIHEFDQFRFADPRDHHTAILVNKAGESGTPPVTSYPLYLFYPIEGTDQAHLPFCFHGRFRVDTNRKDLSSNNAATNHDVLEEGLDLIELIGEEVARDAQNPEESQYSDQLPWALLPPRQRDEAITDPTADELITWFQQAVVERLADTPCIPTRTEAKQPSDTILHWDRSVIDGYLAFTEILDALDRPLDNGGAHALPAASALRALASMPPDWEQRVKAVLHADDEQATSKTVLTGWVEYLAASLSKTPGESPAVRVPAGAARSLLDGTVALLTAATKGDESLSSTLQELAGQFDGVYLLPSRLGDADPDDELALVTLEQRQAPSGGQQNQQRVRSVIWDIESETRDVERPPTPPQSSNMTVYFLDERVQEIADVHHVLSTAGRVWGLRAYEGIPSFVRSLLDTFADGRADVVEPIDFAFLAGIIDRVGAESTDLQTGEGSFFPLDYLQTAITQQEGDQRGNLRRRVQLRTCDLHLHNEQPRPITGTVLGDDWQRIRERGTSTDAEDDPTEDWDSITTSDSPAPTWPAPDAATWDVFREQINWDVTDLDFVRTLSLLGTGVLPGVEVLWLYGDEHPSMRRSHDWNPTEWTTDDFAGDIPATVTSLQTVLANTPGYLSLLTSPDHHPQTSADHSRKCDVKLSGEFDHVNVASWVWVTDDQALAEHGDAVRELLRRHGDALDATLLRTGWSCNNGHKRRAWDQSVPSLLNWQLRELDIWDPIVTVQDELADAWGDHASRLSYAVHLESRRGPQAARMFPHIDDASGIADDVLATLGVRSVETLGVTGATDRLQQLQAVLADGELPAGEPTQLWVPGDRIDDWNQAYTQLLQPVLNHLPEDPAAADSDPNWGSLTHLPLRDGDQWVTASIEWIRDHTDEIRYYQDQSPKPWETQAVEDNGYYILPRTASGSFTRLAAVLGVQQLQASKLVFDLDTDDISLVTESYRDAVSTFQRELDARRDLLVASTDRGNEADIIDTADELGTATANLAVAASFPDDATRHLSDPTSALYATPDGDEALLLNASEAGDTLSLDGLAMGLALLFERPTKVATFREALTADVAVPDLETRWAKRTFPIDTVKRVLGSNALHALERDLTAFNDLLDALDTPRVDADAILDALEDADTEHIVAVRDWIAAGERPDTLTDENAAAVDTANIAGPVTNLWDTLPAALDFVVPGLFDETTTHWVRTLEAEALDADMERVVIDWLASHRDALDRPPFDTAARQAYSRFRTVTELWEQTDTSELTDLDTWVTRLRELHTTTLPAWTDTIPKEYATAVDCAPRVVYITINDRVDTLATAFCHDITGELPAVEFDWQSLLTQYIDDGTIPEPDTDTGAKDHQAQAFDAIATSIRDHDDTMDFSTTAAIQQSNQDITVSASSGQGGGGSSQFRGRGQQAEAYVMATVLDRVATWLDNHAAGDLFQLRSAFRSLHDEQQDAAYNWHVESVWTGDLLPLLQNLSRDRSSEITAWCDHVADGTAFTQLPLIQLINVTMERGPGFDIIDPRGPLTRTDEHNDRGLQFTPVEIKAVNGTTPPFRFRLTTNEYRRAKAFVRDGDIPYVIRLVAVPEAGTTDWPQNTSIVAEKIIETEAELNAVVDNDRFETVVKGGYMNMEIK, encoded by the coding sequence GTGCTTCGAGATAAAGTCATCATCGGCAACGCCGAGCGGAAAATCGCCGGCGGACACGAAGGCCGGGAAATCCTGGAGTTACTCCAGAACGCTCGTGACGCGATATGGGATGGCGACGCAGATCAGGGGCGCGTCCACATCGGCGTGTACGATGAAGGTGTCTTAGTCGCCAATACCGGTAGCCGGTTCGACCTGTTCGACACACAGGTTGAGGACGCAGTGACGATGATCGGTGAGACCGGGAAAGGCGACGACGACGGGCAATCAATCGGCCACAAAGGCGTCGGGCTCAAGTCGATCCTCGCCACGGGTGATTCATTCGAGATTTTCACCCGGCCTGACGACACGACCGACGACATCCTCGGTGTTCGGCTCAGTCGATCGTACCTCGTCAGTGCGATTCTCAACCGGCTCGGGCAAGAGACGGGCGGCCGAAGCAGTATCGATGACCTCGATGACGAGAAGTTAGAACACCTGTTGACTGAGGATCCTGCCGGGAATCCGATTCCCTTGGAGGATGATCTCCGGGATTCGATTTCGAAGCTGCCACTGTTCAACTTCCCTGTCCCGCTTTCGACGCCCAGCGATGCTGCCGACCCGATTCAACGACGTGTCAGAGAACTACTGACGGAAACCCCCGCAGATCCTGAGCAGGACCCGTTCCGGACGGCAGTGTTCATCCGGTACGAGGATTCGGACTGGCGGGCACAGTTATCGGCACTCGGCATCCCGCTTCCGGATGAGGACGACGGGTCAATCGACGACCGCCCTGAACGAATCTGGGAGTACCTTGCCGCGGGCGAAAGCGACGGCGGACTGCAACCCGAGACCATCGTGCAACTCGGCGGCATCGCCGAACTCCAGTTAGAACGCGCGACGACTGCTCAGGAACCCACGCGGGAGGAGCGATGGGAGATCACGTACGATTCCGAATCACCCACTACGGTTCCGGATCTCGCCCACGCCGACGTGCAGGTTCGCGTGCACTCATGGGACAGCGAATCTATCCATGAGTTCGACCAGTTCCGGTTCGCTGACCCGCGGGATCACCACACTGCAATTCTCGTGAACAAGGCCGGCGAGAGTGGAACACCGCCTGTCACGTCCTACCCGCTGTATCTGTTCTACCCGATCGAAGGAACCGACCAGGCGCACCTCCCGTTCTGCTTCCACGGCCGGTTCAGAGTCGATACGAACCGAAAAGACCTGAGTTCAAACAACGCCGCCACCAACCACGACGTCCTCGAAGAAGGCCTTGACCTGATCGAACTGATCGGTGAAGAAGTCGCCAGAGACGCCCAAAATCCGGAGGAGTCGCAGTATAGCGATCAGCTTCCGTGGGCGTTACTGCCGCCGCGCCAACGCGACGAAGCGATTACGGATCCGACTGCGGATGAGTTGATCACGTGGTTCCAACAAGCAGTCGTTGAACGGTTAGCCGACACGCCGTGTATCCCGACACGCACAGAAGCGAAGCAACCGAGTGACACGATCCTCCACTGGGACCGCAGCGTCATCGACGGCTACCTCGCGTTCACCGAGATTCTCGACGCCCTCGACCGCCCGCTAGACAATGGCGGGGCCCATGCGCTGCCGGCTGCCAGCGCGTTGCGAGCGTTAGCGTCGATGCCACCCGACTGGGAACAGCGAGTCAAAGCAGTTCTGCACGCCGACGACGAGCAGGCGACATCGAAGACAGTGCTGACAGGATGGGTCGAGTACCTCGCTGCATCGTTATCGAAGACCCCGGGAGAGTCACCGGCGGTTCGCGTGCCAGCCGGTGCGGCTCGGTCATTGCTGGACGGCACGGTCGCGTTACTGACAGCCGCAACCAAGGGCGACGAGTCACTCTCCAGCACGTTACAGGAGCTCGCCGGGCAGTTCGACGGCGTGTACCTCCTCCCCAGCCGGCTCGGCGACGCCGACCCGGATGACGAACTCGCACTCGTCACGTTAGAACAACGGCAAGCACCGAGCGGCGGGCAGCAGAACCAGCAGCGCGTCCGGTCGGTGATTTGGGATATCGAATCCGAGACCCGCGACGTCGAACGCCCACCGACCCCGCCGCAGTCCTCGAACATGACGGTGTACTTCCTTGACGAGCGAGTGCAGGAAATCGCCGACGTGCACCACGTGTTGAGTACCGCCGGCCGAGTCTGGGGGTTACGCGCCTACGAGGGCATCCCGAGTTTCGTCCGGTCGTTACTCGACACGTTCGCTGACGGACGAGCCGACGTCGTGGAACCCATCGATTTCGCGTTCCTCGCCGGGATCATCGACCGAGTCGGCGCAGAATCAACCGACCTGCAGACCGGCGAAGGATCGTTCTTCCCGCTCGACTACCTTCAAACAGCCATCACGCAGCAAGAAGGCGACCAGCGGGGGAATCTCCGGCGTCGCGTCCAACTGCGAACGTGTGACCTGCACCTCCACAACGAGCAGCCACGACCAATCACCGGTACTGTCCTCGGCGACGACTGGCAGCGCATCCGCGAACGCGGCACTTCTACTGACGCCGAGGACGACCCGACCGAAGACTGGGACAGCATCACGACGAGCGACTCCCCTGCGCCGACGTGGCCGGCTCCGGACGCCGCCACGTGGGACGTGTTCCGCGAGCAGATCAACTGGGACGTCACCGACCTGGATTTCGTCCGGACACTCTCTCTACTCGGCACGGGTGTTCTGCCGGGCGTCGAAGTGCTCTGGCTGTACGGCGACGAGCACCCGTCGATGCGGCGTAGCCACGACTGGAACCCGACAGAGTGGACGACTGATGATTTCGCCGGCGACATCCCGGCCACGGTGACGTCGCTCCAAACAGTGCTTGCAAACACGCCGGGGTACCTGTCGCTGCTGACCAGCCCGGATCACCACCCGCAGACAAGCGCCGATCACTCGCGGAAATGCGACGTGAAACTCTCCGGGGAGTTCGACCACGTGAACGTCGCCTCCTGGGTGTGGGTCACGGACGACCAGGCACTCGCTGAGCATGGCGACGCAGTGCGAGAGTTGCTTCGCCGGCACGGCGACGCACTCGACGCGACGCTGCTCCGCACCGGCTGGTCGTGTAACAACGGGCACAAGCGACGCGCATGGGACCAGTCAGTGCCGAGCCTGCTGAACTGGCAGCTCCGCGAACTCGACATTTGGGACCCGATCGTCACCGTCCAAGACGAACTCGCCGACGCGTGGGGCGACCACGCTTCCCGACTCAGCTACGCCGTGCACTTAGAGTCACGCCGCGGCCCGCAAGCCGCACGGATGTTCCCGCACATCGACGACGCCAGCGGAATCGCCGACGACGTACTCGCCACACTCGGCGTGCGCAGCGTCGAAACCCTCGGCGTGACTGGCGCAACCGACCGGCTCCAGCAACTCCAAGCCGTTCTCGCCGACGGTGAGCTTCCAGCAGGGGAGCCGACGCAACTGTGGGTTCCTGGTGACCGTATCGACGACTGGAACCAAGCTTACACGCAGCTCCTCCAACCCGTCCTCAACCACCTCCCCGAAGACCCGGCTGCTGCAGACAGCGACCCGAACTGGGGGTCGCTCACGCACCTTCCGCTGCGAGACGGCGACCAGTGGGTGACAGCATCCATCGAGTGGATCCGCGACCACACCGACGAAATCCGGTACTACCAGGACCAGTCCCCCAAGCCGTGGGAAACCCAAGCCGTCGAAGACAACGGGTACTACATCCTCCCGCGAACCGCCAGCGGCTCATTTACCCGGCTCGCGGCTGTGCTTGGCGTCCAACAACTGCAGGCGTCGAAACTCGTGTTCGACCTCGACACGGACGACATCTCACTCGTCACGGAGTCGTACCGTGACGCCGTTTCGACGTTCCAACGCGAACTCGACGCACGGCGCGACTTACTCGTCGCGTCCACGGACCGTGGGAACGAAGCCGACATCATCGACACGGCGGACGAGCTTGGAACTGCAACCGCCAACCTCGCCGTCGCCGCATCATTCCCCGACGACGCCACGCGGCACCTCTCAGACCCGACATCCGCGTTGTACGCGACGCCCGACGGCGACGAAGCACTCCTGCTGAACGCCAGCGAAGCCGGCGACACCCTGTCACTCGACGGGTTAGCAATGGGGCTGGCGTTACTGTTTGAACGCCCCACGAAAGTCGCCACGTTCCGCGAAGCCCTCACGGCCGACGTCGCCGTGCCGGACCTCGAAACACGGTGGGCGAAACGAACGTTCCCAATCGACACCGTCAAACGCGTCCTCGGATCCAACGCCCTCCACGCACTCGAACGCGACCTCACCGCATTCAACGACCTTCTTGACGCACTCGACACGCCTCGCGTCGATGCAGATGCGATACTGGACGCGTTAGAAGACGCCGACACTGAGCACATCGTCGCCGTCCGCGACTGGATCGCCGCCGGCGAACGACCTGACACGCTCACCGACGAGAACGCGGCCGCCGTCGATACTGCGAACATCGCCGGCCCGGTCACCAACCTGTGGGACACGCTCCCTGCAGCCCTCGATTTCGTCGTGCCTGGCTTGTTCGACGAAACGACCACGCACTGGGTTCGAACCCTCGAAGCCGAAGCGCTCGACGCCGACATGGAACGCGTCGTCATCGACTGGTTAGCCAGTCACCGCGATGCACTCGACCGCCCACCGTTTGACACCGCAGCCAGACAAGCGTACAGTCGATTCCGAACCGTCACCGAACTCTGGGAGCAAACAGACACGAGCGAACTCACCGATCTCGACACGTGGGTCACTCGGCTGCGAGAACTCCACACCACGACCCTGCCCGCCTGGACCGACACGATCCCAAAGGAGTACGCAACAGCCGTAGATTGCGCACCGAGGGTCGTCTACATCACCATCAACGACCGCGTCGATACCCTCGCTACCGCGTTCTGCCACGACATTACGGGCGAGCTCCCCGCCGTCGAGTTCGACTGGCAATCACTCCTCACTCAGTACATCGACGACGGCACAATCCCTGAACCCGACACGGACACCGGCGCAAAAGACCATCAAGCACAAGCCTTCGACGCCATCGCCACCTCCATCCGCGACCACGACGACACTATGGACTTCTCCACCACGGCAGCCATCCAACAGTCAAACCAAGACATTACCGTGTCGGCAAGCAGCGGGCAAGGTGGTGGCGGCAGCAGTCAGTTCAGAGGCCGCGGACAGCAAGCAGAAGCCTACGTCATGGCCACGGTCCTCGACCGCGTCGCCACCTGGCTCGACAACCACGCCGCCGGGGACCTCTTCCAACTCCGCTCCGCATTCAGGAGCCTGCACGATGAGCAGCAGGACGCTGCGTACAACTGGCACGTCGAAAGCGTCTGGACAGGCGATCTCTTACCCCTTCTGCAGAACCTGAGTCGTGACCGTAGCAGCGAAATCACGGCGTGGTGCGACCACGTCGCCGACGGCACCGCATTCACACAGCTTCCCCTGATTCAACTAATCAACGTCACGATGGAACGCGGCCCCGGGTTCGACATCATCGACCCGCGCGGCCCACTCACCCGAACCGACGAGCACAACGACCGTGGCCTCCAGTTCACCCCCGTCGAAATCAAAGCCGTCAACGGCACCACCCCACCGTTCCGCTTCCGACTCACCACAAACGAATACCGCCGCGCCAAAGCCTTCGTCCGCGACGGCGACATCCCCTACGTAATCCGCCTCGTCGCCGTCCCCGAGGCCGGAACCACAGACTGGCCGCAGAACACGTCCATCGTCGCCGAGAAAATCATTGAGACCGAAGCAGAGCTCAACGCCGTTGTGGACAACGATCGGTTCGAAACCGTCGTGAAAGGCGGGTACATGAACATGGAGATCAAGTAA
- a CDS encoding metallophosphoesterase — MTRVLHTADVHLTPDYPERKDGLRKLLNRAETGDIDVVTIGGDLFDQPEGMEQLRTDLRNDLFTDRSFEIVLIPGNHDLEAYRGDVFFGDACTVITEEPFSHWTAPEEDLRITALPYREHPDDELLLKLQDRTSFDGHEALLLHCSLDAPFDDYETGDETARRYFPVTEDLLSELEFNSYLAGHYHSPHKVSFTGGSEFTYPGTPVSTSRSETGQRRVSILNPETGIEFETLDTYHYASREFTVTPGDEDTLLNKVREWSNQHAIASADASVHVDGFVEMAEDAFNDELRAAAVPASVTDATRNVEHVLSHPLFRSFQAELADTDWDEETTENVTKRTLEVFSQLSARGEI; from the coding sequence ATGACTCGGGTCCTCCATACAGCTGATGTCCATCTGACGCCGGACTATCCGGAACGGAAGGATGGGCTTCGAAAGTTGCTCAATCGAGCTGAAACAGGCGATATCGACGTTGTGACGATCGGTGGGGACTTGTTCGACCAGCCGGAGGGCATGGAGCAACTCCGGACTGACTTGCGCAACGACCTCTTTACTGACCGGTCATTCGAAATCGTCCTCATTCCTGGCAACCACGACCTCGAAGCATACCGTGGGGACGTGTTTTTCGGCGACGCATGTACTGTCATCACGGAGGAACCGTTCAGTCACTGGACTGCACCGGAGGAGGATCTCCGGATTACGGCTCTCCCCTATAGAGAACACCCGGATGACGAACTCCTCCTCAAACTGCAAGACAGAACATCGTTTGACGGGCATGAAGCCCTGCTTCTTCACTGTAGTCTTGACGCGCCGTTCGACGACTACGAGACAGGTGACGAAACGGCGAGGCGATACTTTCCCGTGACTGAAGATCTCCTCTCCGAACTGGAGTTCAATTCGTATCTCGCTGGGCACTATCACAGCCCGCACAAAGTCTCGTTTACGGGCGGTTCGGAGTTCACCTACCCTGGCACGCCGGTTTCGACAAGTCGCTCAGAGACTGGGCAGCGCCGGGTGAGTATCCTCAACCCGGAGACCGGGATTGAGTTTGAGACGCTGGACACCTACCATTACGCTTCACGTGAGTTTACGGTGACACCTGGTGATGAAGACACGCTCCTCAACAAGGTTCGTGAGTGGTCGAACCAGCATGCGATTGCCAGTGCGGATGCGTCGGTGCACGTCGATGGCTTCGTCGAAATGGCGGAAGACGCGTTCAACGACGAGTTGCGTGCAGCAGCGGTCCCGGCGTCAGTGACAGATGCAACTCGGAACGTCGAACACGTCCTCTCCCACCCGTTGTTCAGATCGTTCCAAGCAGAACTTGCCGACACGGACTGGGACGAGGAGACAACCGAGAACGTGACAAAGCGGACGCTCGAAGTGTTCAGTCAACTGTCGGCCCGGGGGGAGATCTGA
- a CDS encoding ATP-binding protein, which yields MRLTTAEVDRYGPLYDCRPPCQDGITVLSGSNEAGKTLFLEAVLQLLEPEVSGVMNPGPRVSDSPTGRVVVENGGDQYECDGTTSLSDISPIEPRHLQSVFVVQDNDLALPSDQEYYTSLIEKLGDIHTTEINAIQSELKDRGRLTDTRLNISSDQSYNNAGDVHEKAGTLAEEIRDYTEQIKAEGLDELETRRLRLKRELQKVREGLQEQQEAKTVAEYERLSNRLATYRSTSDRLADVEGFDRETLTELRELQNDIERDRDELQSLTADIDAKREEVAEAEQALEDLESREAKLSRRESAVAETQSALETYRDRQRDAAGAQRRLTLAKYTTVAGLLAAGGTGVAGAIAGSTAALGLGAVLLVTGVVSAFLYQQSNERLTAVEAARESAVQTARDAGFNVETVEDIAPAIESFENELSQVRDRVARKDQQRQDAEQELEELQGEKSELESEITGQEQRFDELLAEADVESIDEYEANVKERDDLEPERRTARQSLVDRFGEPDADEPAAKATEWERDLEALVDDVEVDEIDVEEYDEGTLEEYEAEVDRLETKLDELETQLTDHDNTLDTFDQRARNLNTQPFVGHSLGLASRSREGLETLASDLDAVVDQIEEDAEVSRKALKIFNRIEAQEEQKLTDLFDPDGPASQTFEQVTGGRYTEVAYDAETHDLVVEREDGRTLSPDTLSQGTKDQLYFATRVSLAQQLLGNESGFLLLDDPFLAADPDRLRKGFETLQALSDDGWQILYLTAKQEVTETMVDEYDLAHTQFTS from the coding sequence ATGCGGCTCACTACTGCAGAGGTTGATCGGTACGGGCCGCTGTACGACTGTCGGCCGCCCTGTCAAGACGGCATTACCGTTCTCTCAGGATCAAACGAGGCGGGAAAGACACTCTTCCTCGAAGCCGTACTGCAACTGCTTGAACCAGAAGTGTCGGGCGTCATGAATCCCGGCCCTCGCGTCAGTGACTCACCAACGGGACGAGTCGTTGTTGAAAATGGCGGCGACCAGTACGAATGCGACGGCACGACGTCGCTGAGCGATATTTCCCCGATCGAACCGCGGCATTTGCAGAGCGTGTTCGTCGTCCAAGACAACGACCTGGCACTCCCGAGCGACCAGGAGTACTACACGTCGCTCATCGAGAAGCTCGGTGATATCCACACGACCGAAATCAATGCCATCCAGTCGGAACTGAAAGATCGCGGGCGGCTCACCGACACACGACTCAACATCTCCAGTGATCAGTCCTACAACAACGCCGGCGATGTCCACGAGAAGGCAGGTACGCTCGCCGAGGAGATCCGTGACTACACGGAGCAAATCAAGGCTGAAGGGTTAGACGAGTTGGAGACGCGTCGCCTCCGCCTCAAGCGAGAGCTACAGAAGGTCCGTGAGGGCCTTCAAGAACAGCAGGAAGCGAAGACGGTCGCGGAATATGAACGTCTCTCGAATCGGCTTGCGACGTACCGGTCTACGAGTGACCGACTCGCTGACGTCGAAGGGTTCGACCGTGAGACGTTGACCGAACTCCGCGAACTGCAGAACGACATCGAGCGTGATCGGGATGAGCTGCAGAGCCTCACGGCCGACATCGACGCGAAACGTGAAGAGGTCGCGGAGGCAGAGCAGGCGCTGGAGGACCTCGAATCACGGGAGGCAAAACTATCACGGCGAGAATCAGCGGTAGCTGAGACGCAGTCTGCGCTGGAAACGTATCGTGACCGGCAGCGTGACGCCGCCGGCGCGCAACGGCGACTCACATTAGCGAAATACACAACAGTTGCAGGCTTGCTTGCGGCCGGCGGTACAGGTGTCGCAGGCGCGATTGCAGGTTCGACCGCTGCCCTTGGACTGGGCGCTGTCCTCCTAGTTACTGGGGTTGTGAGTGCGTTCCTCTACCAGCAGTCGAACGAGCGCCTCACCGCTGTCGAGGCGGCACGTGAGTCTGCCGTCCAAACCGCGAGGGATGCTGGGTTCAATGTTGAAACAGTCGAAGACATCGCTCCAGCGATCGAATCCTTCGAGAACGAGTTATCGCAGGTTCGAGACCGTGTCGCTCGGAAAGACCAGCAACGTCAGGATGCCGAACAAGAACTTGAGGAACTTCAGGGAGAGAAATCCGAGTTAGAATCGGAGATTACTGGGCAGGAACAGCGGTTTGACGAGCTATTGGCGGAGGCTGACGTTGAATCGATCGACGAGTACGAAGCCAACGTCAAGGAACGAGACGACCTGGAACCAGAACGTCGCACGGCGCGCCAGAGTCTCGTCGATCGGTTCGGTGAACCTGACGCAGATGAGCCAGCTGCGAAAGCTACAGAGTGGGAGCGAGATTTGGAAGCGTTGGTCGATGACGTCGAGGTAGACGAGATCGATGTCGAGGAGTATGACGAAGGTACCTTGGAGGAATACGAGGCCGAGGTTGACCGGCTGGAAACCAAGCTTGACGAGCTCGAAACGCAGCTCACTGACCACGACAACACGTTAGATACGTTCGATCAGCGAGCCCGGAATCTCAATACCCAGCCGTTCGTCGGCCACAGTCTCGGATTAGCATCCCGTTCCAGGGAAGGTCTGGAAACGCTTGCGTCCGATCTTGATGCTGTTGTTGATCAGATTGAGGAAGATGCAGAGGTGTCACGGAAGGCGCTGAAGATCTTCAACCGGATCGAAGCGCAGGAGGAGCAGAAATTAACGGATTTATTCGACCCTGACGGGCCGGCCTCTCAAACGTTTGAGCAAGTGACAGGAGGCCGCTATACTGAAGTTGCGTATGATGCCGAAACGCACGACCTCGTCGTTGAGCGGGAAGACGGGCGCACCCTTTCGCCGGATACGCTGAGTCAGGGGACCAAAGACCAGTTGTACTTCGCTACACGCGTGTCGCTTGCTCAGCAACTCCTTGGGAACGAATCTGGGTTCCTCTTGCTCGACGATCCGTTCCTTGCAGCGGATCCAGACCGTCTGCGAAAAGGCTTTGAGACACTCCAAGCACTATCTGATGACGGCTGGCAGATTCTCTACCTCACCGCGAAACAGGAAGTGACCGAAACGATGGTCGATGAGTACGATTTGGCTCACACCCAATTCACCTCTTAA